A genomic window from Exiguobacterium acetylicum DSM 20416 includes:
- the deoD gene encoding purine-nucleoside phosphorylase has translation MSVHINAAEGQIAETVLLPGDPLRAKYIAETFLEDVVLYNEVRGMYGFTGTYKGKKVSVQGTGMGVPSMSIYANELVQSYGAKNLIRVGTAGGITPDVKVRDVVIAMSASHDMAQNRVRFNGLDYAPTASFDLLHKAYTAAKEQGIDAKVGQIFTTDQFYQDDFHHFKKWADFGCLAIEMEAAGLYTLAAKHKVNALTILTISDHLLTGEETTSEERQTTFNDMMKVALETAIQL, from the coding sequence ATGAGTGTACACATTAACGCAGCTGAAGGACAAATCGCCGAAACGGTCTTACTTCCAGGAGATCCGTTACGTGCTAAATACATCGCTGAGACATTTTTAGAGGATGTCGTTCTTTATAACGAAGTTCGAGGAATGTATGGCTTCACAGGTACTTATAAAGGGAAAAAGGTTTCGGTTCAAGGGACAGGTATGGGTGTACCATCGATGTCGATCTATGCGAACGAACTCGTTCAGTCATACGGTGCGAAAAACTTGATCCGTGTCGGAACTGCTGGTGGGATCACTCCAGACGTTAAAGTCCGTGACGTCGTCATCGCGATGAGTGCTTCGCATGACATGGCACAGAACCGTGTTCGTTTTAATGGACTAGACTACGCACCGACTGCTTCTTTTGATCTGTTGCATAAAGCGTATACAGCAGCAAAAGAACAAGGCATCGATGCAAAAGTCGGTCAAATCTTCACGACGGATCAGTTCTACCAAGATGATTTCCATCACTTCAAAAAATGGGCAGATTTCGGATGCCTCGCGATTGAGATGGAAGCAGCAGGACTCTACACTCTCGCTGCGAAACATAAAGTGAATGCATTGACGATCTTGACGATTTCAGATCACCTGTTGACAGGAGAAGAAACGACATCGGAAGAGCGCCAAACGACATTCAACGATATGATGAAAGTTGCACTTGAGACAGCGATTCAATTATAA
- a CDS encoding NCS2 family permease yields the protein MFKLAAHQTTVKREIQAGFVTFITMAYILLVNPTILADAGIPQAQAFSATIIATLIGTLLMGLYANLPIAVAPGMGLNAYFTYTLVVGEKIPYQTALSVVFVAGVIFLLLSLSPIRTKLIEIIPMTLKLAITGGIGLFIASLGLKMSGILVASEDTLVTIGALTSPEALITLIGLLVAAILTIKRVPGAILYAMILSGLIAFLTGELKFSDSFVALPTLPEGLIITNPFNAIQDVFQYGLFSGVLSFVLVTMFDTTGTMVAVGEQAGLIEEDGSLKNSERALLSDSTAMVAGSLFGTSPTTAYVESAAGVAAGGRTGLTSVTVGILFALSAVFGPFVQSISSVPAITAPALILVGAFMIQNIKQIPWDDFSEAFTAFLVILIMPLSGSIATGIAFGFIVYPIMKAIQKERVHPLIYVFALLFFIQLFFL from the coding sequence ATGTTTAAACTTGCCGCACATCAAACAACCGTAAAACGTGAAATCCAAGCTGGATTCGTAACGTTCATTACGATGGCATATATTCTGCTCGTCAATCCGACGATTTTAGCAGATGCCGGTATTCCTCAAGCTCAAGCTTTTTCTGCGACGATCATCGCGACATTGATCGGTACGCTCTTGATGGGACTTTATGCGAATCTACCAATCGCAGTCGCACCCGGAATGGGACTTAATGCGTATTTTACTTATACACTTGTCGTTGGTGAGAAGATTCCATATCAGACAGCACTCTCAGTCGTCTTCGTCGCTGGTGTCATTTTCTTATTGTTATCACTCTCACCGATTCGTACGAAGCTGATTGAGATCATTCCGATGACATTAAAGCTTGCTATCACAGGTGGAATCGGTCTTTTCATTGCTTCACTCGGTCTTAAGATGTCAGGAATTCTCGTCGCTAGTGAAGATACACTCGTCACGATTGGCGCCTTGACGTCACCAGAAGCATTGATCACACTCATCGGCTTATTAGTTGCTGCGATCCTAACAATCAAACGGGTGCCAGGAGCCATCCTTTATGCCATGATTCTCTCTGGATTGATTGCATTCTTGACAGGTGAATTGAAGTTCTCGGATTCCTTCGTTGCGTTACCGACGTTACCAGAAGGATTGATCATCACGAATCCGTTCAACGCCATTCAAGACGTGTTCCAATACGGTCTGTTCAGCGGTGTCCTCTCCTTCGTTCTCGTGACGATGTTTGACACGACAGGTACGATGGTCGCTGTCGGAGAACAGGCTGGATTGATTGAAGAAGATGGGTCATTGAAAAACAGCGAACGTGCCCTATTATCTGATTCGACTGCGATGGTCGCTGGTTCATTGTTCGGAACAAGCCCCACAACCGCTTACGTAGAATCTGCAGCGGGTGTTGCTGCTGGTGGACGGACTGGACTTACGTCCGTGACGGTCGGGATTCTATTCGCATTATCTGCCGTCTTTGGACCGTTCGTTCAATCGATTTCGAGCGTTCCTGCGATTACTGCGCCAGCATTGATTTTAGTCGGTGCCTTCATGATTCAAAACATCAAACAGATTCCATGGGATGATTTCAGCGAAGCTTTCACGGCATTCCTCGTCATCTTGATCATGCCATTATCCGGTAGCATCGCAACCGGTATCGCATTTGGTTTCATCGTCTATCCGATCATGAAAGCTATCCAAAAAGAGCGTGTCCATCCACTCATCTATGTATTCGCGCTTCTCTTCTTCATCCAATTATTCTTCTTATAA
- the tagD gene encoding glycerol-3-phosphate cytidylyltransferase, which yields MKKVITYGTFDLLHWGHINILKRAKEMGDYLIVAISTDEFNRLKHKQSYHNFENRKMILEAIRYVDEVIPENSWDQKVEDVQKHDVDLFVMGDDWKGEFDFLKEHCEVVYLSRTEGISTSQIKTELASK from the coding sequence ATGAAGAAGGTTATTACGTACGGAACATTTGATTTATTGCACTGGGGTCACATCAACATCTTAAAACGTGCAAAAGAGATGGGCGATTACCTCATCGTCGCGATTTCGACAGACGAATTCAATCGTTTGAAACATAAACAGTCTTACCACAACTTCGAGAATCGGAAGATGATCCTTGAAGCCATCCGTTATGTGGATGAAGTCATTCCAGAAAACAGTTGGGATCAAAAAGTAGAAGATGTGCAAAAACATGATGTTGATCTCTTCGTCATGGGTGACGACTGGAAAGGTGAGTTCGACTTCTTGAAAGAGCACTGTGAAGTCGTTTACCTCAGCCGGACTGAAGGCATCTCTACAAGCCAGATTAAAACGGAATTAGCTTCGAAGTGA
- a CDS encoding CDP-glycerol glycerophosphotransferase family protein encodes MKDQVKQWIKRTGFIEYGLQTVMKVFTWFPQKRNRVLFESFLGKQYSDSPRAIYELMSTMHPECELIFSKQRGVTFPPDVKTVDRLTFRWIYLLATSRVWVSNSRLPGWLIKPKKTYYLQTWHGTPLKKLALDMDDVQMANTTTERYKQGFKQETAKWSGLISPNAYSSSIFRRAFAFEGEMLEIGYPRNDIFYQEARHAKIKETVYRHYEIDSSKKVLLYAPTWRDNAFEGQGKYSFELPFSLEEFEKRFGDEYVLLIRMHYLVGSRLDVTAYPSVRNTSDYPDIAELYMASDALITDYSSVMFDFAHLSRPILFYTYDLEHYRDQLRGFYFDFEQEAPGPLLSTETALFEELNQLDDWHTRYASAFRAFQETYCQWDDGQASERAMKTIIKRIYG; translated from the coding sequence TTGAAAGATCAAGTAAAACAGTGGATCAAACGAACAGGTTTTATTGAATACGGTCTACAGACCGTCATGAAAGTCTTTACATGGTTTCCACAAAAACGAAATCGAGTCCTTTTCGAGAGTTTTCTCGGAAAACAATATAGTGACAGTCCGCGCGCCATCTACGAATTGATGAGTACGATGCATCCGGAGTGTGAGTTGATTTTTAGTAAACAACGAGGTGTTACGTTTCCACCAGACGTCAAGACAGTAGATCGGTTGACATTTCGCTGGATTTATTTGCTCGCGACATCACGGGTCTGGGTATCAAACAGTCGGTTACCGGGTTGGTTGATCAAACCGAAAAAAACGTATTATCTCCAAACATGGCACGGCACACCGCTCAAAAAGCTCGCGCTTGATATGGATGATGTCCAAATGGCGAATACGACGACTGAGCGGTACAAGCAAGGATTTAAGCAGGAGACTGCAAAATGGTCCGGCTTAATTTCTCCGAATGCCTATTCTAGTTCAATCTTTCGACGGGCATTTGCTTTTGAAGGTGAGATGCTAGAAATTGGATACCCTCGAAATGATATATTTTATCAAGAGGCACGGCATGCTAAAATCAAAGAAACGGTTTATCGCCACTATGAGATTGATTCTTCGAAAAAAGTCTTGCTGTATGCACCTACTTGGCGAGATAATGCGTTCGAAGGTCAAGGGAAATATTCATTTGAGCTGCCCTTTTCGTTGGAGGAATTTGAAAAGCGATTTGGGGATGAATATGTTCTGCTTATCCGAATGCACTATTTAGTCGGAAGTCGTCTCGACGTCACTGCTTATCCATCCGTTCGAAATACATCGGACTACCCGGATATCGCGGAGCTATATATGGCGTCAGACGCTTTGATCACGGATTATTCTTCTGTCATGTTCGATTTTGCGCATTTATCGCGTCCGATTTTGTTCTATACGTATGACTTAGAACATTATCGCGATCAGTTGCGCGGATTTTACTTCGATTTTGAACAGGAGGCACCGGGACCATTATTATCCACTGAAACAGCACTATTTGAAGAATTGAATCAGTTGGATGATTGGCACACACGGTATGCATCAGCATTCCGAGCGTTCCAAGAGACGTATTGTCAATGGGATGATGGGCAGGCTTCAGAACGGGCGATGAAGACGATCATAAAGAGAATTTACGGATAA
- a CDS encoding sensor histidine kinase, with the protein MKSIRTRLIRLVVLAILIPTALATSISYLYVRHQNIEQAERSSLNVLTRGNTQVTHYIEDIRRLSTSLYANRSLMNIMRVGADQELDESDGVVSRAMLGLFLSRQDIEQLHFVILNGYSEYSVYNMKTTSRGTFDWMQETDYFRLMKQKSGWLIDEAHTIEPYNVHTMILDEKQVVSFRYRIDRVETDEPLGFLSVDIPVHVFEQQLKLFENDPEESLWLMTEQRVLAQTGAEMELPVDQFTGQSGSLRVGKSFIVYSKTMTNGVPLTLVKRIPYASVIQGANETALILVLIGLVSLFVMIIAASLVAMQITKPIKQLTANVWRVEQGDLSAPFVATTNDEIGLLNRQFQRMIQRIDRLIKREYRLALENRTNELRALQSQLNPHFFFNALQSIGTTTLQGDRKIAYRSITGLSQMMRYSMNNEQTIVTLKQEVDHLQAYIRLQQQRFPERFRYIVDVPWHLNDIEVPKMILQPFAENYFKHGFQQQLAATENYLAYKVRTDGGCLIIQIENSGAILETGRLEEIDRKMRMHRNPEDLETSGIGLHNIYERLLIFYGEQANMTLSSSAVEGGFKIVIRIPYEKGDLA; encoded by the coding sequence ATGAAAAGTATCCGGACGCGTTTGATTCGTCTCGTTGTCCTGGCAATCTTGATTCCGACAGCCCTCGCGACATCGATTTCCTATTTGTATGTGCGGCACCAAAACATTGAACAGGCAGAACGTTCTAGCCTGAATGTTTTGACACGGGGAAATACACAGGTGACCCATTACATAGAGGATATCCGCCGTCTATCGACGAGTCTGTATGCGAATCGTTCGTTGATGAACATCATGCGCGTCGGAGCAGATCAGGAACTAGACGAATCCGATGGAGTCGTTTCGCGGGCGATGTTAGGTCTGTTTTTATCACGTCAAGATATCGAGCAGTTACATTTCGTCATCTTAAATGGTTATTCGGAGTATTCGGTCTACAATATGAAAACAACGAGTCGGGGAACGTTTGATTGGATGCAAGAAACGGATTATTTTCGATTGATGAAACAAAAAAGTGGCTGGTTGATTGACGAGGCGCACACGATTGAACCCTATAATGTCCACACGATGATTCTGGATGAGAAACAAGTCGTCAGTTTTCGTTATCGCATCGATCGTGTCGAGACAGATGAGCCGCTCGGCTTCCTTTCAGTCGATATTCCAGTCCATGTGTTTGAGCAACAGTTGAAGCTGTTCGAGAATGATCCAGAAGAGTCGTTATGGTTGATGACAGAACAGCGCGTCTTAGCACAGACTGGGGCAGAGATGGAACTACCAGTCGATCAATTCACTGGGCAAAGTGGGAGTTTACGTGTTGGAAAATCGTTCATCGTCTACTCGAAGACGATGACGAACGGCGTTCCACTAACACTCGTCAAACGAATTCCATATGCATCGGTCATCCAAGGGGCGAACGAAACGGCATTGATTCTTGTTTTGATTGGTCTAGTCTCACTATTCGTCATGATCATTGCCGCAAGTCTTGTTGCCATGCAGATCACGAAACCAATCAAACAGTTGACGGCAAATGTCTGGCGAGTCGAACAAGGGGATTTATCAGCACCGTTCGTTGCGACGACGAATGATGAGATTGGATTACTCAATCGCCAGTTCCAACGCATGATTCAACGGATTGATCGTTTAATCAAACGGGAGTATCGACTGGCACTTGAAAATCGGACGAATGAGCTACGGGCATTACAATCCCAGCTCAATCCGCACTTCTTCTTCAATGCCTTACAATCGATCGGAACGACGACGTTACAAGGAGACCGGAAGATTGCTTACCGCTCGATCACCGGATTATCACAAATGATGCGTTATTCGATGAATAATGAGCAGACGATCGTGACGCTAAAACAAGAAGTCGATCATCTCCAGGCGTATATTCGTTTGCAACAGCAACGTTTTCCAGAACGGTTCCGTTATATCGTTGACGTCCCGTGGCATCTCAATGACATTGAAGTGCCGAAGATGATCTTGCAACCGTTCGCTGAAAACTACTTTAAACACGGCTTTCAGCAGCAATTAGCAGCGACGGAAAACTATCTCGCCTACAAAGTACGGACGGATGGTGGATGTCTCATCATTCAAATCGAGAATAGCGGCGCCATTCTTGAAACAGGACGACTTGAAGAGATTGATCGAAAAATGCGTATGCATCGTAACCCAGAAGACCTCGAGACGAGCGGCATTGGTCTCCATAATATTTATGAACGGCTCTTGATTTTTTACGGGGAACAAGCAAATATGACGCTCTCTTCTTCAGCTGTAGAGGGAGGATTCAAAATCGTGATTCGGATTCCATATGAGAAGGGGGACTTGGCATGA
- a CDS encoding Crp/Fnr family transcriptional regulator: MDMLTCGTTEANTFVLSPETRTLLESFMTETTFKKDSIVCWEGELNDKLFYVKQGGVKLSKLTKKGSPLLMFLYFKGDLFGEFDVGEAFPSSYSIETMEDSIIGFLSKNQLEELMKKDGAFALEIMRWQALMRKQTETKLRDLLLFGKPGALASTLLRLIAMEGEQVGEAYRLAKRPSDGEFGQLIGAPRETVNRMFSQWKKEGVISMTAKEIIIHNPQYLRDLCHCEGCPAGVCRI, translated from the coding sequence ATGGATATGCTAACTTGTGGAACGACGGAAGCCAATACGTTCGTCTTATCACCTGAGACAAGAACGTTACTGGAGAGCTTCATGACGGAAACGACGTTCAAAAAGGATTCCATCGTCTGTTGGGAAGGGGAATTGAACGACAAGTTGTTTTATGTGAAACAAGGAGGCGTCAAACTATCGAAGTTGACGAAAAAGGGCAGTCCATTACTCATGTTTTTATACTTCAAAGGGGATTTGTTTGGTGAATTTGATGTAGGAGAAGCTTTTCCGAGCTCCTACAGTATTGAAACGATGGAAGATAGCATCATCGGATTCTTATCAAAAAATCAATTAGAAGAGCTCATGAAAAAAGACGGTGCCTTTGCGCTTGAAATCATGCGGTGGCAAGCATTAATGCGGAAGCAAACGGAAACGAAATTACGTGACTTACTACTGTTTGGAAAACCAGGGGCATTAGCTTCGACGTTACTTCGCCTGATTGCGATGGAAGGGGAACAGGTGGGAGAAGCTTATCGTCTTGCGAAGCGACCATCCGACGGTGAATTTGGTCAATTGATTGGTGCACCACGTGAAACTGTTAATCGTATGTTTTCTCAGTGGAAAAAAGAAGGGGTCATTTCGATGACAGCAAAAGAAATCATCATTCACAATCCGCAATATTTACGGGATCTGTGTCATTGTGAAGGGTGCCCGGCAGGTGTTTGTCGAATTTAA
- a CDS encoding CDP-glycerol glycerophosphotransferase family protein yields the protein MTYGDNAKPVNDRLAQELPSEKRYLVYDHHFMKQPDLWKSDRTLRFRRLRFVRLAYLLATSRTVFVDNYVAEFSVATTRRGARRIQLWHAAGTLKQFGLTSSKSLFVSERVRNRFRRVYQEYGDFIVPGMRCATQFMTPHDLKRSHFKPFGMPRTDYWFDEEQRKQKTLELRKQYAKTDRRILLYAPTYREYKGTEDHTIQQFEQLAQAGWTILVKLHPTIRALSTYRSSHIHLLDDTYQINDYLLITDVLVTDYSSIPFESCLLNIPAFLYTPDIDTYRQLPGLVDQYPKPLPVRQTERMEQLMEWIMSDVILEECRQHMQKFQQNWYDQTPGQAVNRIVHHYYGINP from the coding sequence ATGACGTATGGTGATAACGCAAAACCTGTTAATGATCGCTTAGCGCAGGAATTGCCAAGTGAGAAACGGTATCTTGTATATGATCATCATTTCATGAAGCAGCCGGATCTGTGGAAGTCAGATCGGACTCTTCGATTTCGTCGTTTACGATTCGTTCGACTGGCGTATTTGCTTGCGACCTCCCGGACGGTCTTCGTCGATAATTATGTCGCAGAGTTCAGTGTCGCAACAACGCGACGAGGAGCACGACGTATCCAGCTATGGCACGCGGCAGGAACATTAAAGCAATTTGGACTGACCTCTTCAAAAAGTCTGTTCGTATCGGAACGAGTACGCAATCGATTTCGACGTGTTTATCAGGAATATGGCGATTTCATCGTACCGGGAATGCGCTGTGCGACACAGTTCATGACACCACACGACTTAAAACGATCCCATTTTAAACCATTCGGCATGCCACGAACGGACTATTGGTTTGATGAGGAGCAACGAAAGCAGAAAACACTGGAATTAAGAAAACAATACGCAAAGACTGACCGTCGGATCTTATTGTATGCACCGACATACCGGGAATACAAAGGGACAGAAGATCATACGATTCAACAGTTCGAACAACTTGCTCAAGCGGGATGGACGATTCTTGTTAAATTACATCCGACGATTCGAGCTCTTTCTACCTATCGTTCTAGCCATATCCATCTTCTAGACGATACGTATCAGATCAATGATTACTTGCTGATCACAGATGTTCTCGTAACTGATTATTCTTCCATTCCATTTGAAAGCTGTCTCCTCAACATTCCGGCGTTCTTGTATACACCGGACATTGACACATACCGACAACTACCAGGGCTCGTTGATCAATATCCGAAACCGCTACCTGTCCGACAGACTGAACGGATGGAGCAGTTGATGGAGTGGATCATGTCTGATGTGATACTTGAAGAATGTCGTCAACACATGCAGAAGTTCCAACAGAACTGGTACGATCAGACACCCGGTCAAGCAGTCAATCGAATTGTTCATCATTACTATGGTATAAATCCATGA
- a CDS encoding aldehyde dehydrogenase gives METTMTETVLSERLQTQRHFFQTGATRSLAFRLSMLTFLRQAIETHEAAIYEALKQDLNKGQHDAFTTEIGFVYGEIQRMERQLRRLARPKRVATPLLHIGSKSEIQYEPYGNVLVIAPWNYPFQLALAPVIGAIAAGNTVVLKPSELTPNVSRVLREVFETAFHERFGIVIEGDAEVSSALLNERFDYIFFTGSTRVGKIVHQAAAKHLTPVTLELGGKSPTIVHKDADLRLAAKRIAWGKWLNAGQTCIAPDYVLIHEDVKERFLQLIEEEAFKQYGNGVGVSSYVKIVSDDHLNRLSSYLSQGTIEFGGQVDAETRKMAPTVMTNVAVDAPVMQDEIFGPILPVLTYREIEEVIAFVNDRDKPLALYLFTENKAVEHRILERISFGGGCVNDTLMHVAQHHLPFGGVGASGMGGYHGKYSFETFSHRKGIVKNTTAFDLPFRYMRTNSNSKWMRFLL, from the coding sequence ATGGAAACAACGATGACAGAGACAGTGCTTTCAGAACGTCTTCAGACGCAACGCCACTTTTTCCAAACAGGTGCAACACGTAGTCTAGCTTTTCGCTTAAGTATGCTGACGTTCTTACGCCAAGCGATTGAAACGCATGAAGCTGCGATCTATGAGGCATTAAAACAAGATCTTAATAAAGGACAGCATGATGCTTTTACGACGGAAATCGGTTTCGTTTATGGAGAAATTCAACGGATGGAGCGACAACTCCGTCGACTGGCACGCCCGAAGCGTGTCGCAACACCGCTTCTGCATATCGGATCGAAAAGTGAAATCCAGTACGAACCCTATGGCAACGTTCTTGTCATCGCACCATGGAACTATCCTTTCCAGCTGGCACTTGCTCCGGTCATTGGTGCGATTGCGGCGGGGAATACGGTCGTCCTTAAACCATCCGAGCTGACACCGAATGTCTCTCGTGTATTACGAGAAGTCTTTGAAACGGCATTCCATGAACGATTCGGAATCGTTATAGAAGGAGATGCTGAAGTCAGTAGCGCCTTATTAAACGAACGTTTTGATTATATCTTCTTTACGGGTTCCACACGCGTCGGAAAAATCGTGCATCAGGCTGCGGCGAAGCATTTGACGCCGGTCACACTTGAACTGGGTGGAAAATCACCGACGATCGTTCACAAGGATGCGGATCTTCGTCTAGCGGCGAAGCGGATCGCATGGGGAAAATGGCTGAATGCCGGACAGACATGTATTGCACCGGATTACGTATTAATCCATGAAGACGTCAAAGAACGTTTCTTGCAGTTGATTGAAGAAGAAGCCTTCAAGCAGTACGGGAATGGCGTCGGCGTCTCATCCTACGTCAAAATCGTATCGGACGATCACTTGAATCGCCTCAGCAGTTACTTGTCGCAAGGGACGATCGAATTCGGTGGACAAGTCGATGCGGAAACGCGTAAGATGGCGCCGACCGTCATGACGAATGTAGCGGTGGATGCTCCAGTGATGCAAGACGAAATCTTCGGACCGATTCTACCGGTGTTGACATACCGTGAAATCGAAGAGGTCATCGCGTTCGTCAATGATCGTGACAAGCCGCTTGCGCTTTATCTATTCACAGAGAACAAAGCCGTCGAACATCGTATCCTTGAACGGATTTCATTCGGTGGCGGATGTGTCAACGATACATTGATGCACGTCGCACAGCATCATTTACCATTTGGTGGAGTCGGGGCGAGTGGCATGGGTGGATATCATGGCAAGTATAGTTTCGAGACGTTCAGCCACCGTAAAGGAATCGTCAAAAACACGACGGCGTTTGATTTACCTTTCCGCTACATGCGAACAAATAGCAATTCCAAATGGATGCGCTTTTTGTTATGA
- a CDS encoding response regulator: protein MNVLIVDDERHVREAVKLLGEWDSWQVSHIYEAEHGEEAKRLLDTGTIDLMLTDVEMPGLDGLTLLEWTKNHHPKVVTIVLTGYDDYTYMRRAILHQSFDYLLKPVDPDVLNDALSRAMECIHPVVESGEAIDQIAKYIETHYAEELTLQFMSERFYLSREYISRRFKQRFSVNLSDYIQTIRLNRAKELLSETEARIYEIALEVGYQDDKYFRKVFKKQFGMTPNEFRELLSI, encoded by the coding sequence ATGAACGTGTTGATCGTAGACGATGAACGACATGTACGGGAAGCGGTCAAATTGCTCGGAGAATGGGACAGTTGGCAGGTCTCACATATTTACGAGGCGGAACATGGGGAAGAAGCGAAACGATTACTGGATACTGGAACGATTGATTTAATGCTGACAGATGTCGAAATGCCAGGACTCGACGGACTAACATTACTAGAATGGACAAAAAATCATCATCCAAAGGTCGTCACGATCGTGCTGACAGGGTATGATGATTATACGTATATGCGACGTGCCATTTTGCATCAATCCTTTGATTATTTATTGAAGCCGGTTGATCCAGATGTACTCAATGATGCCTTGTCCCGCGCGATGGAATGTATCCATCCGGTAGTGGAATCAGGGGAAGCGATTGATCAAATCGCCAAATACATCGAAACGCATTATGCGGAAGAATTGACACTGCAATTCATGAGCGAACGGTTTTACTTGAGCCGAGAGTATATATCACGACGCTTCAAACAGCGTTTTTCCGTTAACTTATCTGATTACATTCAAACGATTCGCTTGAATCGGGCGAAGGAATTACTAAGTGAAACGGAAGCGCGTATTTACGAAATCGCACTTGAAGTCGGATATCAGGATGATAAGTATTTTCGGAAAGTGTTCAAAAAACAATTCGGTATGACACCGAATGAGTTTCGTGAATTGTTGTCGATTTAA
- a CDS encoding cytochrome c oxidase subunit II, whose translation MHIHRLEKIWLVFGSAMLAVFLIIIGVSAFASGNQPPSDATLIDPTKVDQTKPFDKPGLKKIDDNRYEAVIVSQAFQFTPKDMVIPKGATVDFLVTSKDVVHGFEIVKTNVNMMVVPGHINSIEYTFKEAGEYLVVCNEYCGNAHHMMTTKIKVVE comes from the coding sequence ATGCATATTCATCGTCTAGAAAAAATCTGGCTGGTCTTTGGATCAGCGATGCTAGCGGTTTTCTTGATCATCATCGGCGTATCCGCTTTTGCATCCGGGAATCAACCGCCATCCGATGCGACATTGATTGATCCGACGAAAGTCGATCAAACTAAGCCATTTGATAAGCCAGGACTAAAGAAGATTGATGACAACCGATATGAAGCGGTCATCGTTTCACAAGCTTTTCAGTTTACACCAAAAGATATGGTCATACCTAAAGGAGCGACAGTCGATTTTCTCGTGACATCGAAGGACGTCGTTCATGGATTTGAAATCGTTAAGACGAACGTCAACATGATGGTCGTTCCCGGACATATTAATTCGATTGAGTATACGTTCAAGGAAGCTGGCGAGTATCTCGTCGTCTGTAATGAATACTGTGGAAATGCTCATCATATGATGACAACCAAAATCAAGGTGGTGGAATAA